The Desulfovibrio aminophilus genome contains a region encoding:
- a CDS encoding response regulator, whose protein sequence is MRPSVMIVDDEAPIRKALVDFLEDYDEFRLRAAASGEEALESLRAEPADLCVVDMRLPGMRGEEFIVAAAEGGLCRRFVLHTGSVGPVLGEALSDLGLTEADVFRKPCDSTAILERARVLLSRTAEE, encoded by the coding sequence ATGCGCCCCAGCGTCATGATCGTGGACGACGAGGCCCCCATCCGCAAGGCGCTCGTGGACTTCCTGGAGGACTACGACGAGTTCCGCCTGCGCGCGGCGGCCTCGGGCGAGGAGGCCCTGGAGAGCCTGCGGGCCGAGCCCGCCGACCTCTGCGTGGTGGACATGCGCCTGCCGGGCATGCGCGGCGAGGAGTTCATCGTGGCCGCGGCCGAAGGCGGACTGTGCCGCCGCTTCGTCCTGCACACCGGCTCCGTCGGGCCGGTGCTGGGCGAGGCGCTCTCGGACCTGGGCCTGACCGAGGCGGACGTGTTCCGCAAGCCCTGCGACAGCACGGCCATCCTGGAACGCGCCCGCGTCCTGCTGTCGCGGACGGCCGAGGAATGA
- a CDS encoding efflux RND transporter periplasmic adaptor subunit: MRPRLLVPLLACLLLAGAALAQDTGPQVIQPVAQPHPLVFSGKIYNSSSVPVISPFPGTVARVFHELGEPVRKGDPLIEIKLEQQMVLEVKRRLAVDATVKRTELDIARTELELRNLTEKRNMLEVLVRDGMATARDLQLTVDQIGITEQSLAAMRNALKQIRADQADQIKLYSEQFGRPVRPGNVPSTILVSAPTDGIVLQAVPEAEPGMRVSGRLFVIGCMNPMIIRAQAFESDAAQLKVGQEATAEVEALGGTRLRAKLTSISWTPTSNQLESPSYYLLEFSVDNPDNTLREGYKVRITFQPKPDGQAVPAG, from the coding sequence ATGCGCCCTAGGCTGCTCGTCCCCCTGCTGGCCTGCCTGCTCCTCGCGGGCGCGGCCCTTGCCCAGGACACCGGGCCGCAGGTGATCCAGCCCGTGGCCCAGCCCCATCCGCTCGTCTTTTCCGGCAAGATCTACAACTCCTCGTCCGTCCCGGTGATCAGCCCCTTTCCCGGCACCGTGGCCCGCGTCTTCCACGAACTCGGCGAGCCGGTGCGCAAGGGCGACCCGCTCATCGAGATCAAGCTGGAGCAGCAGATGGTCCTGGAGGTCAAGCGCAGGCTGGCCGTGGACGCGACCGTCAAGCGGACCGAGCTGGACATCGCCAGGACCGAGCTTGAGCTCAGGAATCTCACGGAAAAACGGAACATGCTGGAAGTGCTGGTGCGCGACGGCATGGCCACCGCCAGGGACCTGCAGCTGACAGTGGACCAGATCGGCATCACGGAACAGTCGCTGGCCGCCATGCGCAACGCCCTGAAGCAGATCAGGGCCGACCAGGCGGACCAGATCAAGCTCTACAGCGAACAGTTCGGTCGGCCCGTGCGGCCGGGCAACGTGCCGTCCACCATCCTGGTGAGCGCGCCGACGGACGGCATCGTGCTCCAGGCCGTGCCGGAAGCCGAGCCGGGCATGCGCGTCAGCGGCCGTCTGTTCGTCATCGGCTGCATGAATCCCATGATCATCCGGGCCCAGGCGTTCGAAAGCGACGCGGCGCAGCTCAAGGTCGGCCAGGAAGCCACGGCGGAGGTGGAGGCCCTGGGCGGCACGCGCCTGCGGGCGAAGCTGACGAGCATCTCCTGGACCCCCACCAGCAACCAGCTCGAATCGCCCTCGTACTATCTCCTGGAGTTCTCCGTGGACAACCCGGACAACACCCTGCGGGAAGGGTACAAGGTGCGCATCACGTTCCAGCCGAAACCCGATGGGCAAGCCGTTCCGGCGGGATGA
- a CDS encoding TolC family protein encodes MTNPTRHRTARTHALPKGARLVALLGVLLLLVSSCAGVEEPTPDHAAVSARYAHQNRDGQSPETPKTAPAATARPVQSQAAPVQSQTPKAAATKPMSPAPAQAVPAPRPAEPARAPAGAGETPTPTGANPADAPAAPPAPLDNALMDFAGCIRLAVERSPYLKGPSLEIQVKKLDEKDAWYHLFPSLYFTLISDRKIAGADDQNMKVGDSSQTLGLTSGSYNPIAAWIQHDAQKDVTRLTRMSAVLTLQELIQQIATAFIALDTLDRQISLRREVIDLNERALVFATKLENIHTSQIDIKIALQKKNLAQTEYDMAVVQKTQVLMSLRDMLGLGPYDLIRVDADQFNAMLAGYDPDGYRYEYAEKNNIRMQMQEVKNILADKDITAQWIKVLPTFSFGVRQPDKVNTQNSSGDGKDYFFTATMQLPLWQWGESTRAFERAEIKKRQTQYANDVERLRFKSAWMMQQMQAQQQRSLLELAQGEADLAELARQKSQVEYGSGKILYRQLLDAELNVINARIRASELRKNYSTSLLQMVGDTGDLMRRYVNIEDLPDAP; translated from the coding sequence ATGACGAACCCGACACGGCACAGGACGGCCAGGACCCATGCCCTGCCCAAGGGCGCCCGACTCGTGGCGCTCCTCGGCGTCCTGCTCCTGCTCGTTTCGTCCTGCGCCGGAGTGGAGGAGCCCACCCCGGACCACGCCGCGGTTTCGGCCCGCTACGCGCACCAGAACCGCGACGGCCAGTCTCCCGAGACTCCGAAGACCGCCCCGGCCGCGACGGCGCGTCCCGTCCAGTCCCAGGCGGCTCCGGTCCAGTCCCAGACGCCGAAGGCCGCCGCGACGAAGCCGATGTCGCCCGCCCCGGCCCAGGCAGTTCCGGCCCCTCGGCCCGCCGAGCCCGCGCGCGCGCCGGCCGGGGCCGGGGAGACGCCGACTCCGACCGGGGCGAACCCGGCCGACGCTCCGGCCGCGCCCCCGGCGCCGCTGGACAACGCGCTCATGGACTTCGCGGGCTGCATCCGGCTGGCGGTGGAGCGCTCCCCCTACCTGAAGGGGCCGTCCCTGGAAATCCAGGTCAAGAAGCTGGACGAAAAGGACGCCTGGTACCACCTGTTCCCAAGCCTCTACTTCACCTTGATCTCGGACCGGAAGATCGCCGGCGCGGACGACCAGAACATGAAGGTGGGCGATTCCTCCCAGACTCTCGGCCTGACCTCGGGCAGCTACAATCCCATCGCGGCCTGGATCCAGCACGACGCCCAGAAGGACGTGACCCGCCTGACCAGGATGAGCGCGGTCCTGACGCTGCAGGAGCTCATCCAGCAGATCGCCACGGCCTTCATCGCCCTGGACACCCTGGACCGCCAGATATCCCTCCGCCGGGAGGTCATCGACCTCAACGAGCGGGCCCTGGTCTTCGCCACCAAGCTGGAGAACATCCACACCTCCCAGATCGACATCAAGATCGCCCTGCAGAAAAAGAATCTCGCCCAAACCGAATACGACATGGCCGTGGTCCAGAAGACCCAGGTGCTCATGAGCCTGCGCGACATGCTCGGCCTGGGGCCCTATGACCTCATCAGGGTGGACGCCGACCAGTTCAACGCCATGCTCGCGGGCTACGACCCGGACGGATACCGCTACGAATACGCCGAAAAGAACAACATCCGCATGCAGATGCAGGAAGTGAAGAACATCCTGGCGGACAAGGACATCACGGCCCAGTGGATCAAGGTCCTGCCGACCTTCAGCTTCGGCGTGCGCCAGCCGGACAAGGTCAACACCCAGAATTCCAGTGGCGACGGAAAGGACTATTTCTTCACGGCCACCATGCAGCTCCCGCTCTGGCAGTGGGGGGAATCGACCCGGGCCTTCGAGCGGGCGGAGATCAAGAAGCGCCAGACGCAATACGCCAACGACGTGGAGCGCCTGCGCTTCAAGTCCGCCTGGATGATGCAGCAGATGCAGGCGCAGCAGCAGCGCTCCCTGCTGGAGCTGGCCCAGGGGGAGGCGGATCTGGCCGAACTCGCCCGGCAGAAGAGCCAAGTGGAATACGGCTCGGGCAAGATTCTCTACCGGCAGTTGCTGGATGCGGAACTGAACGTCATCAACGCCCGGATCAGGGCCAGCGAACTCAGGAAAAACTATTCCACATCCCTGCTCCAGATGGTCGGCGACACCGGGGATCTCATGCGCCGCTACGTGAACATCGAGGATCTCCCCGATGCGCCCTAG
- a CDS encoding SIS domain-containing protein, giving the protein MAEWNDFTTILADNLARVEAETHGRVPLDMARAFALWVEWTTATRARGGTAFFAGNGASASMACHFSADLAKNARVRTQVFTDPSLLTAIGNDLCYADVFAEPLRWYGRESDLLITVSSSGNSPNVVRALEVAREKGLRSVALCAMRPDNASRDLADLCFFVPAATYGQAETAHGAILHHWMDIMESLPR; this is encoded by the coding sequence ATGGCGGAATGGAATGACTTCACGACGATCTTGGCCGACAACCTCGCCCGGGTCGAGGCGGAAACCCATGGCCGCGTCCCCCTGGACATGGCGCGGGCCTTCGCCCTCTGGGTCGAATGGACCACCGCCACGCGCGCCCGTGGAGGCACGGCGTTCTTCGCCGGAAACGGCGCCAGCGCGTCCATGGCCTGCCATTTCTCCGCCGACTTGGCGAAAAACGCGCGCGTCCGCACCCAGGTCTTCACCGACCCCTCGCTGCTCACCGCCATCGGCAACGACCTCTGTTACGCCGACGTGTTCGCCGAACCCCTGAGATGGTACGGCCGGGAAAGCGACCTGCTCATCACCGTGAGCAGTTCCGGCAATTCGCCCAACGTGGTCCGCGCCCTGGAAGTCGCCCGCGAGAAAGGCCTGCGTTCAGTGGCCCTGTGCGCCATGCGCCCCGACAACGCCAGCCGCGATCTGGCCGACCTCTGCTTCTTCGTTCCCGCCGCCACCTATGGACAGGCGGAGACCGCCCACGGGGCGATCCTGCACCACTGGATGGACATCATGGAGTCCCTGCCCCGCTAG
- a CDS encoding ABC transporter permease — translation MTSPRDILILSTRQVFRQKRRNFGVVLAIALGIAGLIAILSMGDEVKKNLNRDLDLLGGVTLIKISLEEDKHPGVRPESFLPETQEAVRRLPGVEVVSATAKEMLWLTILRDQTNVPLPVHSVDADYWSANNLESTAGALFSEQDVLGRERVCVLGKVLAESLGGVDAVLGTYLPIGSDPYLVIGVVDGLQIGDRKRYAFVPLTTAMDRNLEDRIRPNRLFLRCRTWDDVPAVAAAVPAAMERHQSIRYLKVDVAWDQLKRIISIVWWVELFIYLSIGATLVLGGFGIWNGMMSSVTARTREIGLKKAMGAEEADIMLQILCESVVLSFWAAILGVSLGLSAVFVTSHFLGSTPPHQVILRYGLISLGFSCLLGMAAGLYPSLRAARMDAVAAIRYE, via the coding sequence TTGACCTCGCCCCGCGACATCCTCATCCTCAGCACCCGCCAGGTCTTCCGGCAGAAGCGCCGCAATTTCGGCGTGGTCCTGGCCATCGCCCTGGGCATCGCGGGGCTCATCGCGATCCTCTCCATGGGCGACGAGGTCAAGAAGAACCTCAACCGCGACCTGGACCTGCTGGGCGGGGTCACGCTCATCAAGATCAGCCTGGAGGAGGACAAGCATCCCGGCGTCCGGCCCGAGTCCTTCCTGCCCGAGACCCAGGAGGCCGTCCGCCGCCTGCCGGGAGTGGAGGTCGTCAGCGCCACGGCCAAGGAGATGCTCTGGCTGACCATCCTGCGCGACCAGACCAACGTTCCGCTGCCGGTGCACTCCGTGGACGCCGACTATTGGAGCGCGAACAACCTCGAATCCACGGCCGGCGCGCTCTTTTCCGAGCAGGACGTCCTCGGCCGGGAACGGGTCTGCGTCCTGGGCAAGGTCCTGGCCGAGTCCCTGGGCGGCGTTGACGCGGTGCTCGGGACCTATCTGCCCATCGGTTCGGACCCCTACCTCGTCATCGGGGTGGTGGACGGCCTGCAGATCGGCGACCGCAAGCGCTACGCCTTCGTGCCCCTGACCACGGCCATGGACCGCAACCTGGAGGACAGGATCCGGCCCAACCGCCTGTTCCTGCGCTGCAGGACCTGGGACGACGTGCCCGCGGTGGCCGCGGCCGTCCCCGCGGCAATGGAGCGCCACCAGTCCATCCGCTATCTCAAGGTCGACGTGGCCTGGGACCAGCTCAAGCGCATCATCTCCATCGTCTGGTGGGTGGAGCTGTTCATCTACCTCTCCATCGGCGCCACCCTCGTGCTCGGCGGCTTCGGCATCTGGAACGGCATGATGAGCTCGGTGACCGCCCGCACCCGGGAGATCGGCCTGAAGAAGGCCATGGGCGCGGAGGAGGCCGACATCATGCTCCAGATCCTCTGCGAGTCCGTGGTCCTGAGCTTCTGGGCCGCGATCCTGGGCGTCAGCCTGGGACTGTCGGCCGTGTTCGTCACCAGCCACTTCCTGGGCAGCACGCCGCCCCACCAGGTCATCCTGCGCTACGGACTCATCAGCCTCGGCTTCTCCTGCCTGCTGGGCATGGCCGCCGGGCTCTACCCCTCGCTGCGCGCGGCCAGGATGGACGCCGTGGCGGCCATACGCTATGAGTAA
- a CDS encoding ABC transporter ATP-binding protein: MDPIIVLKNLKKIYQAPSGPIPVLNGINLSIRPGEMVAIMGPSGCGKSTLLYILGLLQQATSGEFRLAGADILRLSPREQAALRRDSIGFVLQSCNLFENTTVYENLEFPLIYARVPRSRRRARIEEALAMVNLSQRMHQPSNMLSGGEQQRVAIARALINRPKILLADEPTGQLDQTTSKHVMSSFKAIIHDHATAMILVTHDQEVADRCDRSCVLVDGALRARRKPSPSAEA; this comes from the coding sequence ATGGATCCGATCATCGTCCTCAAAAACCTGAAGAAAATCTACCAGGCCCCCTCGGGCCCCATCCCGGTCCTCAACGGCATCAATCTGAGCATCCGGCCCGGCGAAATGGTCGCCATCATGGGCCCCTCGGGCTGCGGCAAGTCCACCCTGCTCTACATCCTGGGGCTGCTCCAGCAGGCCACCTCGGGCGAGTTCCGGCTGGCCGGCGCCGACATTCTCAGGCTTTCTCCCAGGGAGCAGGCGGCCCTGCGCCGCGACTCCATCGGCTTCGTACTCCAGTCCTGCAACCTGTTCGAGAACACCACGGTCTACGAAAACCTCGAATTCCCCCTGATCTACGCCCGGGTGCCCCGCTCCAGGCGACGGGCGCGCATCGAGGAGGCCCTGGCCATGGTCAACCTCTCCCAGCGCATGCACCAGCCGTCGAACATGCTCTCCGGCGGCGAGCAGCAGCGCGTGGCCATCGCCCGGGCCCTCATCAACCGGCCCAAGATCCTCCTGGCCGACGAGCCCACCGGCCAGCTGGACCAGACCACCAGCAAGCACGTCATGTCTTCGTTCAAGGCCATCATCCACGACCACGCCACGGCCATGATCCTGGTGACCCACGACCAGGAAGTGGCCGACCGGTGCGACCGCTCCTGCGTGCTCGTGGACGGCGCGCTGCGCGCCCGGCGCAAGCCCTCGCCCTCCGCCGAGGCTTGA
- a CDS encoding DUF2142 domain-containing protein codes for MSDGQAGRMALPRTSPGGFWYTPATAVVFLCALFLLASAVSWLTPPFQSPDEFNHVARAYALSRGAILPESRPGQPSGALVDDGLLAYMKHYEEFPFHREKKATNPDVVLSRSIRWSGTGTHMAFPNTALYFPLIYAPQAAALALGRALDLTVDAGVHMARIFSLSACLGMLGAACLLFPIPLFVAALFVLPMTLFQLASASQDGVAFGMCVLAAALFMRGADTRRSFTRPMAVLLVLCLFTLATSRMNLLILTLLPLVIHGSRKDRLCLVGSLAAFTAATAWILYALLTVRGMFPREPSTLAVAWGYLTDPARFFQVMAATLGNGAMLKHYWNMFVGILGWLDAPLDSAIYKVFGVLFALMAAVCLTRGGDTRPRAGRVALGVGVAVSTVSLFVLILVCLPHPLTMIDGVQGRYFTPLLIFLGFALFGGRLPAWRTLAGMLLVFLMAVLAVGTMFPKLLERYWLSERPSRYSDYLFRPDDYNVRPGPVLGEGASLDLSMSETHRRDPGGLKRLGVLFRVEPEAAGEAELRLSGPDGALLSRTFSAAEARDGSYAYFELDGGRYDAGAVASVGGSGLRAVTSRKGPDTTATCLIYEYADGRVRFTPGCPLR; via the coding sequence GTTTCTGCTGGCCTCGGCCGTTTCCTGGCTGACGCCCCCGTTCCAGTCCCCGGACGAGTTCAACCACGTGGCCCGGGCCTACGCCCTGTCGCGGGGGGCGATCCTCCCGGAAAGCCGTCCGGGCCAGCCCTCGGGCGCGCTGGTTGATGACGGCCTCCTGGCCTACATGAAGCATTACGAGGAGTTTCCCTTCCACAGGGAAAAGAAGGCGACCAACCCGGACGTGGTCCTGTCCCGTTCCATCCGCTGGAGCGGAACCGGCACGCACATGGCCTTTCCGAACACCGCCCTGTATTTTCCCCTGATCTACGCGCCCCAGGCGGCCGCCCTGGCTCTCGGCCGGGCCCTCGACCTGACGGTGGACGCCGGCGTCCACATGGCGCGGATCTTCTCGCTGTCGGCCTGCCTCGGCATGCTGGGCGCGGCGTGCCTGTTGTTTCCAATCCCCCTGTTCGTCGCGGCCCTGTTCGTCCTGCCCATGACCCTGTTCCAGCTGGCCTCGGCGAGCCAGGACGGCGTGGCCTTCGGGATGTGCGTCCTGGCCGCCGCCCTGTTCATGCGCGGGGCCGACACGCGGCGGTCCTTCACCCGGCCGATGGCGGTCCTGCTCGTCCTCTGCCTGTTCACCCTGGCGACGTCGCGGATGAATCTCCTCATCCTGACGCTGCTGCCGCTGGTCATCCACGGGAGCCGGAAGGATCGGCTCTGCCTGGTGGGCTCCCTGGCGGCGTTCACGGCCGCGACGGCCTGGATCCTCTACGCCCTGCTCACCGTGCGGGGCATGTTTCCGCGCGAGCCTTCGACCCTGGCCGTCGCCTGGGGCTATTTGACGGACCCGGCGCGGTTCTTCCAGGTCATGGCCGCCACCCTGGGCAACGGGGCCATGCTCAAGCACTACTGGAACATGTTCGTGGGCATCCTCGGCTGGCTGGATGCTCCCCTGGATTCCGCCATCTACAAGGTCTTCGGCGTGCTTTTCGCGCTCATGGCTGCGGTCTGCCTCACGCGGGGCGGGGACACACGCCCGAGGGCCGGGCGCGTCGCGCTCGGCGTGGGCGTGGCGGTCTCCACCGTGTCGCTCTTCGTGCTCATCCTCGTCTGCCTGCCGCATCCGTTGACCATGATCGACGGGGTGCAGGGCCGATACTTCACGCCCCTGCTCATCTTCCTGGGGTTCGCCCTGTTCGGCGGCAGGCTCCCGGCGTGGCGGACGCTCGCGGGGATGCTGCTCGTCTTTCTCATGGCCGTCCTCGCGGTGGGGACCATGTTCCCGAAACTCCTGGAGCGGTACTGGCTGAGCGAGCGGCCTTCGCGGTACAGCGACTACCTTTTCCGCCCCGACGACTACAACGTGCGGCCGGGGCCCGTGCTCGGGGAAGGGGCTTCCCTGGACCTGTCCATGTCGGAAACGCACCGGCGCGACCCTGGCGGTCTGAAACGGCTGGGCGTGCTGTTCAGGGTGGAGCCGGAAGCCGCGGGAGAGGCGGAGCTGCGTCTCTCCGGTCCGGACGGAGCGCTTCTCTCGCGCACGTTCAGCGCGGCGGAAGCCCGGGATGGGAGCTACGCGTATTTTGAGCTGGACGGCGGGCGGTATGACGCGGGGGCCGTGGCTTCCGTCGGCGGGAGCGGACTGCGCGCGGTCACCAGCCGAAAGGGCCCGGACACGACCGCGACCTGCCTGATCTATGAATACGCTGATGGCCGGGTGCGCTTCACGCCCGGTTGTCCGCTTCGGTGA
- a CDS encoding efflux RND transporter periplasmic adaptor subunit → MIWRALPWLLCCLAWAGQAGAMELEGKTSYTWSLYVQNAYAGTCSRVLKKYGEDVGKGEVLGYYRLDTEARDSIRQALDDGPLRAKQAEARVLDARLAESRLKLNGLREAVAAGVESPAGLEVAAAELELLETQRRLAGEEIQNLSSRLADERARIREELGGAAVSRDGIPREVPLPSPEAGIVAEQNIAPEMKLEKKFNCFRIAYKTLTVKCQAYAEDYARLKVGDKATVIIPQYPDRVFPATLIVLPLVPVDKGFAALSVYEVYFLVDAKDLFINEGVRAKVVLDK, encoded by the coding sequence GTGATCTGGCGAGCCCTCCCCTGGCTGCTCTGCTGCCTGGCCTGGGCCGGGCAGGCGGGGGCCATGGAGTTGGAGGGAAAGACATCCTACACGTGGTCGTTGTACGTTCAGAACGCCTACGCCGGGACCTGCTCCAGGGTGCTGAAGAAGTACGGCGAGGACGTCGGGAAAGGCGAAGTGCTGGGATACTACCGGCTCGATACGGAGGCCCGGGACTCGATCCGGCAGGCTTTGGACGATGGGCCGCTGCGGGCGAAACAGGCCGAGGCGCGGGTGCTCGATGCCCGCCTGGCCGAATCCCGGCTCAAGCTGAACGGGTTGCGGGAGGCGGTCGCGGCCGGAGTGGAGAGCCCGGCCGGGCTGGAGGTCGCCGCGGCCGAGTTGGAGCTCCTGGAAACCCAGCGCCGCCTGGCCGGGGAGGAGATCCAGAATCTCTCGTCCCGTCTGGCGGACGAGCGGGCCCGCATCCGCGAGGAGTTGGGCGGAGCGGCCGTGTCCCGGGACGGCATTCCGAGGGAGGTTCCCCTGCCGTCTCCCGAGGCGGGCATCGTGGCCGAGCAGAACATCGCCCCGGAAATGAAGCTGGAGAAGAAGTTCAACTGTTTTCGAATCGCTTATAAGACGCTGACCGTGAAGTGCCAAGCCTACGCCGAGGACTACGCCAGGCTCAAGGTCGGCGACAAGGCCACGGTGATCATCCCCCAGTACCCGGACCGGGTCTTCCCCGCCACCTTGATTGTTCTTCCCCTTGTCCCGGTGGACAAGGGTTTTGCCGCGCTTTCGGTCTACGAGGTCTATTTTCTGGTCGACGCCAAGGACCTCTTCATCAACGAGGGCGTGCGGGCCAAGGTCGTCCTGGACAAGTGA